Proteins encoded in a region of the Equus asinus isolate D_3611 breed Donkey chromosome X, EquAss-T2T_v2, whole genome shotgun sequence genome:
- the LOC139042663 gene encoding histone H2A-Bbd type 2/3-like isoform X2: protein MPGNRSRRRRGSSHGQGRPRSRTARAELSFSVSWVEHLLREGHYARRLSPSAPVFLAAVIQYLTAKVLELAGNEACKSGRRRITPELVDMAVHNNALLSGFFGATTISQVAPGR from the coding sequence ATGCCGGGGAATCGCAGCCGTCGTCGTCGAGGGTCCTCCCACGGCCAGGGCCGGCCCCGCTCCCGCACCGCCCGAGCGGAGCTGTCGTTTTCCGTGAGCTGGGTGGAGCACCTCCTGCGGGAGGGCCACTACGCCCGGCGCCTGAGCCCCTCCGCCCCGGTCTTCCTGGCGGCCGTCATCCAGTACCTGACGGCCAAGGTCCTGGAGCTGGCGGGCAACGAGGCCTGCAAGAGCGGCAGGAGGCGCATCACCCCGGAGCTCGTGGACATGGCGGTCCACAACAACGCGCTGCTCAGCGGCTTCTTTGGCGCCACGACCATCTCCCAGGTGGCCCCGGGCCGGTAG